From the genome of Nicotiana sylvestris chromosome 2, ASM39365v2, whole genome shotgun sequence, one region includes:
- the LOC104210061 gene encoding cholesterol 22-monohydroxylase CYP90B51 — protein MSDLEFFLFLVPPILAVVIILNLFKRKHKFPNLPPGNMGWPFLGETIGYLKPYSATTIGDFMQHHISRYGKIYKSNLFGEPTIVSADAGLNRYILQNEGRLFECSYPRSIGGILGKWSMLVQVGQMHRDMRMISLNFLSNARLRNQLLREVEKHTLLVLGSWKEDSVVCAQDEAKKFTFNFMAEHIMSLEPGKSETEQLKKEYITFMKGVVSAPLNFPGTAYRRALQSRSTILNFIERKMEERLEEMKGDESDLLGWVLKNSNLSKEQILDLLLSLLFAGHETSSVAIALAIYFLESCPAAVQQLTEEHLEISRAKKESGVTELTWDDYKKMEFTQCVISETLRLGNVVRFLHRKAVKDVRYKGYDIPCGWKVLPVISAVHLDPSLFGRPQHFDPWRWQNEQGSPSASGGSTGTSSTTKSSNNFMPFGGGPRLCTGSELAKLEMAIFIHYLVLNFHWQLAASDQPFAFPYVDFPNGLPIRIQTNDHSSLL, from the exons ATGTCTGACTtggagttttttctttttcttgttcccCCAATCTTGGCTGTAGTTATTATTCTTAATCTATTCAAAAGAAAACACAAATTTCCAAATCTCCCACCAGGAAACATGGGTTGGCCTTTTCTTGGTGAAACCATTGGCTATTTGAAACCTTATTCTGCTACTACTATTGGAGATTTCATGCAACATCACATCTCAAG GTATGGGAAAATTTACAAGTCAAATTTGTTTGGGGAACCGACAATAGTTTCAGCAGATGCAGGGCTGAACAGATACATTTTGCAAAATGAAGGCAGATTGTTTGAGTGTAGTTACCCGAGAAGTATAGGTGGAATTCTTGGAAAATGGTCTATGTTGGTTCAAGTTGGACAAATGCATAGAGATATGAGGATGATTTCTCTGAATTTTTTGAGCAATGCTAGGCTCAGGAATCAGCTTTTAAGGGAGGTTGAAAAGCATACTCTGCTTGTTCTTGGTTCTTGGAAAGAGGATTCTGTAGTTTGTGCTCAAGATGAAGCAAAAAAG TTTACATTCAACTTTATGGCAGAACATATCATGAGTTTAGAACCTGGAAAGTCAGAGACAGAGCAGCTGAAAAAAGAGTACATTACATTTATGAAAGGAGTAGTTTCTGCTCCATTGAATTTTCCAGGAACAGCTTACAGAAGGGCTTTACAG TCTCGATCGACAATTCTTAATTTTATCGAGAGAAAAATGGAAGAGAGACTTGAAGAAATGAAAGGAGATGAAAGTGACCTACTTGGTTGGGTTCTGAAAAATTCCAATCTTTCAAAGGAACAAATTCTTGATTTGCTACTAAGTTTGCTTTTTGCTGGCCATGAAACATCATCTGTAGCCATAGCTCTTGCAATTTATTTCTTGGAAAGTTGTCCTGCTGCTGTTCAACAGCTAACA GAAGAACACTTAGAGATTTCCAGAGCCAAAAAGGAGTCAGGAGTCACAGAATTGACTTGGGATGACTATAAGAAAATGGAATTCACCCAATGT GTTATAAGTGAGACTCTAAGGCTTGGGAATGTAGTAAGGTTTCTTCACAGGAAGGCTGTGAAAGATGTTCGATATAAAG GTTATGACATTCCATGTGGGTGGAAAGTGCTACCGGTGATTTCAGCAGTGCATTTAGATCCTTCACTTTTTGGCCGACCTCAGCACTTCGATCCGTGGAGATGGCAG AATGAACAAGGGTCGCCTTCAGCAAGCGGAGGAAGCACAGGCACGAGCAGCACAACGAAAAGTAGTAATAATTTCATGCCATTTGGGGGAGGACCACGGTTGTGTACAGGATCTGAATTGGCCAAACTTGAGATGGCCATTTTCATCCACTATCTTGTCCTCAATTTCCACTGGCAATTAGCTGCTTCTGATCAGCCTTTTGCCTTCCCTTACGTCGATTTCCCCAATGGCCTTCCCATCAGAATCCAAACAAATGATCACTCTTCATTATTGTAA